From Oncorhynchus tshawytscha isolate Ot180627B linkage group LG11, Otsh_v2.0, whole genome shotgun sequence, the proteins below share one genomic window:
- the LOC112232125 gene encoding uncharacterized protein LOC112232125 isoform X3 codes for MANCMVFQTQIASIMEVLANAAVAEICKLVDDDYAVFRLEITQSQKENRSLRRRLQLLELKVSRERVLAIRPSSVKILDKYRGMSRGEGHLTGGHRSFVKPVGHNTWRDDQPITVDEGSETSTQHIIMIESADAEAAGPGVKQERSEGEEDPQHSRDIQTGAAREPPVATDEPTTAPVQPRTQRSGTEEEEGPEVLLVKEEGCEEGLGNPEGTMVMEDNQPKPPPEPTEDPAAQHRTTHSLTESVDIEDGKPHLLLVKEETIEDGPVSIDLLSGPKMGEQGGWLEANRGDWATILDSQTGAAKDPGDNITEQDRTSGDIVEPSVSPNRWRSTRGYTRGKICLVAICAKQVSLTRPN; via the exons atggctaactgtatggtttttcaaactcaaatagcctccatcatggaggtACTAGCAaatgcagccgtggcagagatctgtaaacttgtagacgacgactatgcagtgtttcgtttggaaataactcaaagccagaaagaaaacaggtcATTGCGGAGGAGACTACAGCTACTGGAACTGAAGGTGTCACGGGAGCGCGTCCTCGCCATTCGAcccagtagtgtcaagatcctcgacAAATACAGAGGAATGTCAAGAG gtgaaggacatctcactggaggccacaggagctttgtgaagcctgtgggacacaatacatggagagatgaccaaccaatcactgttgatgaggggagtgAAACCTCAACCCAGCACATTATCATGATAGAG TCTGCAGATGCAGAGGCTGCAGGTCCTGGGGTCAAGCAGGAGaggtctgaaggagaggaggacccacAGCAtagcagagacatccagactggTGCGGCTAGAGAGCCCCCTGTAGCCACGGATGAACCCACCACTGCCCCAGTGCAGCCCAGGACCCAACGAAGCGGcacggag gaggaggagggtccagaggtgctgctggtgaaggaggaggggtgtgaggagggtctggggaaccctgaggggaccatggtcatggaggacaaccagCCTAAACCTCCTCCTGAACCCACAGAGGACCCAGCTGCGCAacacaggaccacacacagtctcactgag tcagtagacatTGAGGATGGGAAGCCTCATCTGCTGCTGGTCAAAGAGGAGACAATAGAAGACGGACCAGTGAGCATTGATCTGCTGAGTGGACCTAAGATGGGGGAGCAAG GTGGGTGGCTGGAGGCTAACAGAGGAGACTGGGCAACCATCTTGGATTCCCAGACCGGTGCAGCCAAGGACCCAGGGGACAACATCACTGAGCAAGACAGGACCAGCGGCGATATAGTGGAG CCTTCAGTTTCCCCAaacaggtggagatccaccagaggataCACACGGGGGAAAATCTGTTTGGTTGCCATCTGTGCCAAGCAAGTTTCTCTCACTCGTCCAAACTGA
- the LOC112232458 gene encoding zinc finger protein 34-like isoform X1, with the protein MANCMVFHNQIASIMEVLANSAVAEICKLVDDDYAVFRLEMTQSQKDNRGLRRKLQLLELKVARERAERTLRQHVVASRPNSVKILDRYRGMARGEGHLTGGHRSFVKPAGHNVWRDDQPIAIDERSGTSTQHVILIESANADAAGPGVKQERNEGEEDPQHSRDIQSGAGAGVAHPVVTEDLAAYAAPQARTGRSITEVSGMLNDVLKSETLTVTQRLLHTGSDHRSDPERLGLGPLAPGSEYLPVFHQSQRTVNSHGDGDAFYTGIDDLSCSYATEMDPGHISLGLETQTDLFRGDWNRYSSSVYSEGCLDKKGEVIVVDEVTVKVEGDTPPTWNADSQLGDGQSHGRDFLDCRGSLETNLNVDTHSPLHVFRDRDPVSTSLGPFDSHGSILFDQVLNSKDQSAKTQGGGATSGKNKDKPFLCMFCNKGFSCSQKVEIHQRIHTGVKPFSCTQCHMRFAQACNLKRHQRVHTGEKPYSCPQCEKRFSRQHQLKMHLKAHTEERSFTCTHCGKRFSESCYLRIHQQKNHSTL; encoded by the exons atggctaactgtatggtttttcacaATCAAATAGCCTCCATTATGGAGGTGCTAGCGAATTCAGCAGtggcagagatctgtaaactcgtagacgacgactatgcagtgtttcgtttagAAATGACTCAAAGCCAGAAAGACAACAGGGgattgcggaggaaactacaACTACTGGAATTGAAGGTGGCACGGGAGCGCGCAGAGAGAACTTTGCGACAGCACGTCGTCGCCAGTCGTCCCAAtagtgtcaagatcctcgaccgatacagaggaatggcaagag gtgaaggacatctcactggaggccacaggagctttgtgaagccagcgGGACACAACGTGTGGAGAGATGACCAACCCATAGCTATAGATGAGaggagtggaacctcaacccagcatgTTATCCTGATAGAG TCTGCAAATGCAGATGCTGCAGGTCCTGGGGTCAAGCAGGAgaggaatgaaggagaggaggacccacagcacagcagagacatCCAGTCTGGAGCAGGGGCTGGAGTGGCCCACCCTGTAGTCACAGAGGACCTTGCCGCTTACGCTGCGCCCCAGGCCAGGACCGGACGCagcatcacggaggtcagtggaaTGCTGAACGACGTCCTCAAGTCCGAGACTTTAACTGTAACACAGAGGCTCTTACACACAGGATCTGACCAcagatcagacccagagagactggggttgGGGCCACTGGCTCCCGGCTCAGAGTACTTACCAGTATTTCACCAGAGCCAGAGGACGGTTAATTCCCATGGAGATGGTGATGCGTTCTACACTGGCATTGATGATCTGTCTTGTTCTTACGCTACAGAGATGGACCCTGGCCACATATCCTTGGgtttagagacacagactgatctgtttagaggggactggaaccggtacagtagtagtgtatactctgaagggtgcctagataagaaaggggaggtTATAGTGGTAGATgaggtgactgtgaaagtggagggCGATACTCCTCCTACATGGAATGCAGATAGTCAACTAGGAGATGGACAGTCACATGGCAGAGATTTCTTAGATTGCAGGGGAAGCTTAGAGACAAATCTAAATGTCGACACTCACTCCCCTTTACACGTGTTCAGGGATCGTGACCCAGTGTCCACGTCATTGGGACCTTTCGATTCACATGGCTCCATCCTTTTCgatcaggtattgaactcaaaAGACCAAAGTGCCAAGACGCAGGGAGGGGGAGCCACATCGGgcaaaaataaagacaaaccgttcctctgcatgttctgtaacaaaggcttcagctgctcccagaaggtggagatccatcagagaatccacacaggggtgaaacccttcagctgtacccagtgtcacatgcgcttcgCCCAGGCTTgcaacctgaagaggcaccagagggtccacacaggggagaaaccctacagctgcccccagtgtgagaagaggttttCCCGCCAGCACcagctgaagatgcacctgaaggcCCACACGGAAGAAAGGTCATTCACCTGTACGCACTGCGGAAAGAGGTTCTCGGAGAGCtgctacctcaggatacaccagcagaaaaaccaTTCCACTCTGTAA
- the LOC112232458 gene encoding zinc finger protein 500-like isoform X2 → MANCMVFHNQIASIMEVLANSAVAEICKLVDDDYAVFRLEMTQSQKDNRGLRRKLQLLELKVARERAERTLRQHVVASRPNSVKILDRYRGMARGEGHLTGGHRSFVKPAGHNVWRDDQPIAIDERSGTSTQHVILIESANADAAGPGVKQERNEGEEDPQHSRDIQSGAGAGVAHPVVTEDLAAYAAPQARTGRSITEVLNSKDQSAKTQGGGATSGKNKDKPFLCMFCNKGFSCSQKVEIHQRIHTGVKPFSCTQCHMRFAQACNLKRHQRVHTGEKPYSCPQCEKRFSRQHQLKMHLKAHTEERSFTCTHCGKRFSESCYLRIHQQKNHSTL, encoded by the exons atggctaactgtatggtttttcacaATCAAATAGCCTCCATTATGGAGGTGCTAGCGAATTCAGCAGtggcagagatctgtaaactcgtagacgacgactatgcagtgtttcgtttagAAATGACTCAAAGCCAGAAAGACAACAGGGgattgcggaggaaactacaACTACTGGAATTGAAGGTGGCACGGGAGCGCGCAGAGAGAACTTTGCGACAGCACGTCGTCGCCAGTCGTCCCAAtagtgtcaagatcctcgaccgatacagaggaatggcaagag gtgaaggacatctcactggaggccacaggagctttgtgaagccagcgGGACACAACGTGTGGAGAGATGACCAACCCATAGCTATAGATGAGaggagtggaacctcaacccagcatgTTATCCTGATAGAG TCTGCAAATGCAGATGCTGCAGGTCCTGGGGTCAAGCAGGAgaggaatgaaggagaggaggacccacagcacagcagagacatCCAGTCTGGAGCAGGGGCTGGAGTGGCCCACCCTGTAGTCACAGAGGACCTTGCCGCTTACGCTGCGCCCCAGGCCAGGACCGGACGCagcatcacggag gtattgaactcaaaAGACCAAAGTGCCAAGACGCAGGGAGGGGGAGCCACATCGGgcaaaaataaagacaaaccgttcctctgcatgttctgtaacaaaggcttcagctgctcccagaaggtggagatccatcagagaatccacacaggggtgaaacccttcagctgtacccagtgtcacatgcgcttcgCCCAGGCTTgcaacctgaagaggcaccagagggtccacacaggggagaaaccctacagctgcccccagtgtgagaagaggttttCCCGCCAGCACcagctgaagatgcacctgaaggcCCACACGGAAGAAAGGTCATTCACCTGTACGCACTGCGGAAAGAGGTTCTCGGAGAGCtgctacctcaggatacaccagcagaaaaaccaTTCCACTCTGTAA